One Scleropages formosus chromosome 8, fSclFor1.1, whole genome shotgun sequence DNA window includes the following coding sequences:
- the gh1 gene encoding somatotropin — MAATLPVLSAGFLLCSLLLLSVSAAPAESIPLYNLFNNAVNRAQHLHQLAADIYKEFERTLLPGMQRQLSESSALSGCYSDSIPAPTGKDETQQRSDGDLLRISSALIQSWVFPLKTFSEAFSNSLMFGTSDRIFEKLEDLSEGIDELMRTLGEGIHVSVLREPYENFDIILRTDAARMKNYGLLACFKKDMHKVETYLKVTKCRRFVESNCTL; from the exons ATGGCAGCAA CGCTGCCCGTTCTCTCCGCAGGCTTCCTCCTGTGCTCACTGCTGCTCCTGAGTGTTTCTGCGGCCCCGGCCGAGAGCATCCCCTTGTACAACCTGTTCAACAACGCCGTGAACCGCGCACAGCACCTGCACCAGCTGGCCGCCGACATCTACAAGGAGTTC gaaCGCACGCTGCTGCCCGggatgcagaggcagctgaGCGAAAGCTCCGCGCTGTCCGGGTGTTACTCCGACTCCATCCCCGCCCCCACCGGGAAGGACGAGACCCAGCAGAGATCC GATGGGGACTTGCTGCGCATCTCCTCGGCCctcatccagtcctgggtgtttcctctGAAGACGTTCAGCGAAGCCTTCTCCAACAGCCTCATGTTCGGCACATCGGACCGAATCTTCGAGAAGCTGGAGGACCTCAGCGAGGGCATTGACGAACTCATGAGG ACCTTGGGCGAGGGAATCCACGTGTCGGTGCTGAGGGAGCCCTACGAGAACTTCGACATCATCCTGAGGACGGACGCCGCCCGGATGAAGAACTACGGGCTGCTGGCGTGCTTCAAGAAAGACATGCACAAAGTAGAGACCTACCTGAAGGTCACCAAATGCCGACGTTTCGTGGAGAGCAACTGCACTTTGTAG